A single region of the Rhodococcus sp. W8901 genome encodes:
- a CDS encoding bifunctional adenosylcobinamide kinase/adenosylcobinamide-phosphate guanylyltransferase, with amino-acid sequence MDVVLLGTGSADGWPNPFCVCASCRTAAARGEIRGQTAALVDGTILLDCGPEIPRAAVHAGRSLAGVRHILFTHAHPDHVGPAALLFRAWVRRDEPLDVIGPPEALDLCRDWVGPDDPVRFVPVAAGDRIDLDGYTIRVLEAAHTAIRDGDSVLYDVAAPEGARMLWATDTGPLPSSTLDAVQDAGYDAVFLEETFGTRTDLCAGHHDLTTFPRTLAALRESGAITDATDVVAVHLSHYNPPTPELTERLAPWGARVVDDGATVTVGAQTVTDTPGLRRTLVLGGARAGKSTYAEALLAAHPRVTYVATGGVHEGDREWAERIALHRARRPAGWTTVETADASAVLRSAREPVLLDCLGTWLTGRLDHHGVWTGGDWAAVDADVSDLLDAMRAVTVPVVVVSNEVGSGVVPPTSAGRRFRDLLGRVNSAVAGESESVVLVVAGVATPLR; translated from the coding sequence ATCGACGTCGTACTGCTGGGCACCGGCAGCGCCGACGGGTGGCCCAACCCCTTCTGCGTGTGCGCGTCCTGCCGCACCGCCGCCGCGCGCGGCGAGATCCGCGGTCAGACGGCCGCCCTCGTCGACGGCACGATCCTGCTCGACTGCGGACCGGAGATCCCGCGGGCTGCGGTGCACGCCGGACGTTCCCTCGCCGGCGTCCGCCACATCCTGTTCACCCACGCGCACCCCGACCATGTCGGTCCGGCGGCGCTGCTGTTCCGCGCGTGGGTGCGGCGGGACGAACCCCTCGACGTGATCGGGCCGCCCGAGGCGCTGGACCTGTGCCGCGACTGGGTGGGCCCCGACGACCCGGTGCGGTTCGTCCCGGTTGCCGCCGGTGACCGAATCGACCTGGACGGCTACACGATTCGCGTGCTCGAGGCCGCACACACCGCGATACGTGACGGCGACAGCGTGCTCTACGACGTCGCCGCCCCGGAGGGCGCGCGGATGCTGTGGGCCACCGACACCGGGCCGCTGCCGTCGTCGACGCTGGACGCCGTCCAGGATGCGGGATACGACGCGGTGTTCCTCGAGGAGACCTTCGGGACCCGCACCGACCTCTGCGCCGGACACCACGACCTGACGACGTTCCCGCGCACGCTGGCCGCACTGCGCGAATCCGGCGCGATCACCGACGCCACCGACGTGGTGGCCGTGCACCTGAGCCACTACAACCCGCCCACCCCGGAACTGACGGAGCGCCTGGCGCCGTGGGGTGCCCGGGTGGTGGACGACGGGGCGACGGTGACCGTAGGGGCGCAGACTGTGACCGATACGCCGGGGCTCCGGCGCACCCTCGTCCTCGGCGGCGCCCGCGCCGGCAAGTCCACGTACGCCGAGGCGCTGCTGGCGGCGCATCCGCGGGTCACGTACGTGGCGACCGGCGGGGTGCACGAGGGGGATCGGGAGTGGGCGGAGCGGATCGCGCTGCACCGGGCCCGACGCCCGGCGGGGTGGACCACCGTCGAGACGGCGGACGCGTCCGCGGTGCTGCGGTCCGCCCGCGAACCCGTCCTGCTGGACTGCCTCGGCACCTGGCTCACCGGACGCCTCGATCACCACGGCGTCTGGACGGGCGGCGATTGGGCCGCTGTGGATGCCGATGTGAGCGATCTGCTGGACGCGATGCGGGCGGTGACGGTGCCGGTCGTGGTGGTCAGCAACGAGGTGGGCAGCGGTGTGGTGCCGCCGACGTCGGCGGGTCGACGGTTCCGGGACCTGCTGGGGCGGGTGAACTCGGCGGTCGCGGGGGAGTCGGAGAGCGTCGTGCTGGTGGTTGCGGGCGTGGCGACACCGCTGCGCTGA
- a CDS encoding rhodanese-like domain-containing protein: MSYAGDITPQQAWELLREHPEAVLVDVRTDAEWRYVGLPDTSSIDRRTVLIEWVSYPTGARNESFVDQLVEAGIVGGADAEAARPVIFLCRSGQRSIGAAEAATAAGIGPSYNVLDGFEGGLGSDNRRGTTGWRAVGLPWRQS; the protein is encoded by the coding sequence GTGAGCTACGCAGGTGACATAACGCCGCAGCAAGCCTGGGAGCTGCTGCGCGAGCATCCGGAAGCCGTGCTCGTGGATGTGCGGACCGACGCCGAATGGCGATACGTCGGGTTGCCCGACACGTCGTCGATCGACCGCCGGACCGTGCTCATCGAATGGGTGAGCTATCCCACGGGTGCGCGCAACGAGTCCTTCGTCGACCAGTTGGTCGAGGCGGGCATCGTCGGTGGCGCCGACGCGGAAGCAGCGCGTCCGGTGATTTTCCTGTGTCGCTCCGGGCAACGCTCCATCGGTGCGGCCGAGGCCGCGACCGCCGCCGGTATCGGACCGTCGTACAACGTGCTCGACGGGTTCGAGGGCGGGCTCGGGTCCGACAACCGTCGCGGCACCACCGGCTGGCGCGCCGTGGGCCTGCCGTGGAGGCAGTCGTGA
- a CDS encoding serine hydrolase domain-containing protein — translation MTSVQGQCDSAFSAVRDVFEDSFADGTNLGAAVAVYADGRPVVDLWGGVADRRTGRAWAWDTPCVVFSCTKAVTAAAALLLAERGYVTVDAPVAQWWPEFAQNGKGGVTVEHLLTHQAGLPAFDEQVSVAQAADPAAMAERLARQAPEWEPGTDHGYHALTFGWLVGELVRRHTGKTVGQFVHEEFGTDLWIGAPAGTIARSARISVPRRGEPSSPLTDVATQTRIDSAYAEPGSPIFRATTNPVASYNDPAVLGGGWPAAGMVTTARALARFYRDLVHGVSLSHETLDDALRERVRGPDRVLLTDSAYGLGFMRPAQSFELPEVARDTAFGHPGAGGAVGLGDPDHGLTVAFVPNLKRDYFAGDRRAYRLIEAAYASIA, via the coding sequence ATGACATCGGTACAGGGTCAATGTGATTCGGCGTTCTCGGCTGTCCGCGATGTCTTCGAGGACAGCTTCGCGGACGGCACGAACCTGGGTGCCGCGGTCGCCGTCTACGCCGACGGCCGACCCGTGGTGGACCTGTGGGGCGGCGTGGCGGACCGGCGCACCGGACGGGCGTGGGCCTGGGACACCCCGTGCGTGGTGTTCTCCTGCACCAAGGCCGTGACCGCGGCGGCGGCGCTGCTGCTCGCCGAACGCGGTTACGTGACGGTGGACGCGCCGGTCGCGCAGTGGTGGCCGGAGTTCGCGCAGAACGGCAAGGGCGGCGTCACCGTCGAACATCTGCTCACACACCAGGCCGGACTGCCGGCGTTCGACGAACAGGTGTCGGTGGCACAGGCGGCCGACCCGGCGGCGATGGCGGAGCGGCTCGCACGGCAGGCCCCGGAGTGGGAACCCGGCACCGATCACGGCTACCACGCCCTGACCTTCGGGTGGCTGGTCGGCGAACTGGTCCGGCGGCACACCGGGAAGACGGTGGGACAGTTCGTCCACGAGGAGTTCGGCACCGACCTGTGGATCGGGGCGCCGGCGGGGACGATCGCCCGCTCGGCCCGGATCAGCGTCCCGCGCCGCGGGGAGCCGTCGTCGCCGCTGACGGACGTCGCGACACAGACACGGATCGACTCGGCCTACGCCGAGCCCGGCTCGCCGATCTTCCGGGCCACCACGAATCCGGTTGCGTCGTACAACGATCCGGCAGTGCTCGGCGGCGGATGGCCGGCCGCCGGGATGGTGACGACGGCCCGCGCGCTGGCCCGGTTCTATCGCGACCTCGTGCACGGCGTGTCGTTGAGCCATGAGACGCTGGACGACGCGCTGCGCGAACGGGTCCGCGGCCCGGACCGGGTGCTGCTCACCGACAGCGCGTACGGCCTCGGCTTCATGCGTCCGGCGCAGAGTTTCGAGCTACCCGAGGTGGCCCGTGACACCGCGTTCGGTCACCCGGGCGCGGGCGGGGCCGTCGGCCTCGGCGACCCCGACCACGGACTGACGGTCGCGTTCGTGCCGAACCTCAAGCGCGACTACTTCGCCGGTGACCGTCGCGCGTACCGGCTGATCGAGGCCGCGTACGCCTCGATCGCGTGA
- a CDS encoding HAD-IIA family hydrolase: MTDTGGVSTDERNPGWTYLMDMDGVLVHEEHMIPGADAFLAELQEAGTPFIVLTNNSIRTPRDLRARLLRSGLDIPEKSIWTSALATATFLKNQRPGGSAYVVGESGLTTALHEIGYVLTDNDPDYVVLGETRTYSFEAITTAIRLVERGARFIATNPDATGPSRDGSLPATGSVAALITRATGREPYYVGKPNPLMMRSALRAIGAHSENTLMIGDRMDTDVVSGLEAGLQTILVLTGISTRATVETFPYRPTLVLESVADLVGRTANPF; encoded by the coding sequence ATGACGGATACTGGTGGTGTGAGTACCGACGAGCGGAACCCCGGTTGGACCTATCTCATGGACATGGACGGCGTGCTCGTCCACGAGGAACACATGATTCCCGGCGCCGACGCCTTCCTCGCCGAACTGCAGGAGGCGGGAACGCCGTTCATCGTCCTGACCAACAACTCGATCCGGACGCCGCGGGATCTGCGGGCACGCCTGCTGCGCAGCGGCCTGGACATCCCGGAGAAGTCGATCTGGACCTCCGCGCTGGCCACCGCGACGTTCCTGAAGAACCAGCGTCCCGGCGGAAGTGCTTACGTGGTGGGCGAATCCGGCCTCACGACGGCGCTGCACGAGATCGGCTACGTGCTCACCGACAACGACCCGGACTACGTGGTGCTCGGTGAGACCCGCACGTACTCGTTCGAGGCGATCACCACCGCGATCCGCCTCGTCGAGCGCGGCGCGCGGTTCATCGCCACCAACCCGGACGCCACCGGCCCGTCCCGCGACGGGTCGCTGCCGGCGACCGGTTCGGTCGCGGCCCTGATCACCCGCGCGACCGGCCGTGAGCCGTACTACGTGGGCAAGCCGAATCCACTGATGATGCGGTCGGCGCTGCGCGCGATCGGGGCGCACTCGGAGAACACGCTGATGATCGGCGACCGGATGGACACCGACGTCGTGTCCGGGCTCGAGGCCGGGCTGCAGACCATCCTGGTGCTCACCGGAATCTCCACCCGCGCAACCGTCGAGACGTTCCCGTACCGTCCGACACTCGTCCTCGAATCCGTGGCCGATCTGGTGGGGCGAACCGCGAACCCGTTCTGA
- a CDS encoding Rv0361 family membrane protein has protein sequence MTDQQEPLDDPSRTTAKPFILAVSIVAILMIGIIVSALLRPAEESRSDADRINASVSDFVRASNNDDADAIDHMVCQGFAEERSPIAGREGEIKIEEVTNAAVNGTAATADVRIDAGDGKGAATSTWQFVQGDGIWLVCN, from the coding sequence ATGACCGATCAGCAGGAGCCCCTCGACGACCCCTCGCGCACGACGGCGAAGCCCTTCATTCTCGCCGTGTCAATAGTGGCGATCTTGATGATCGGAATTATCGTCTCCGCGCTGCTGCGACCGGCCGAGGAGAGTCGATCCGATGCCGATCGGATCAACGCGTCCGTCAGTGATTTCGTCCGCGCGAGCAACAACGACGATGCGGACGCGATCGACCACATGGTGTGCCAGGGATTTGCCGAGGAACGCTCCCCGATCGCCGGCCGTGAGGGCGAGATCAAGATCGAAGAAGTCACCAATGCGGCCGTGAACGGCACCGCCGCCACCGCGGACGTTCGGATCGACGCGGGCGACGGCAAGGGCGCCGCCACCTCGACGTGGCAGTTCGTCCAGGGCGACGGCATCTGGCTCGTCTGTAACTGA
- a CDS encoding O-succinylhomoserine sulfhydrylase: MSAIPQGGSFRKTLPDSVRPATLGVRGGTMRSGFEETSEAIYLNSGFVYESAEAAEQAFTGEVDHFVYSRYGNPTVKMFEERLRLLDGAEGCYATASGMSAVFTALAALLGKGDRLVAARSLFGSCFVVCNEILPRWGVETVFVDGEDLDQWEQALSVPTTAVFFETPSNPMQTLVDVRKVSEMAHAAGAKVVLDNVFATPLLQRSLDLGADVIVYSGTKHIDGQGRVLGGAILGPKDYIDGPVQQLIRHTGPALSPFNAHTLLKGLETMPLRVNHSVDSALRIAQFLEAEDAIRWVKYPYLESHPQHELAKSQMSGGGTVVTFELDSAEGEGKKRAFELLNKLQVIDISNNLGDSKSLITHPATTTHRAMGPEGRAAIGLSDGVVRLSVGLEDPEDLLEDLAQALR; this comes from the coding sequence GTGAGCGCCATCCCGCAGGGCGGGTCCTTCCGCAAGACGTTGCCCGACTCCGTGCGTCCGGCCACCCTCGGTGTCCGCGGCGGCACGATGCGGTCCGGCTTCGAGGAGACGTCCGAGGCGATCTACCTCAACTCCGGCTTCGTCTACGAGTCCGCCGAGGCGGCCGAGCAGGCGTTCACCGGGGAGGTCGACCACTTCGTGTACTCCCGCTACGGCAACCCCACGGTGAAGATGTTCGAGGAGCGGCTGCGTCTGCTCGACGGCGCCGAGGGCTGCTACGCCACCGCGTCGGGCATGTCCGCGGTGTTCACCGCGCTGGCCGCGCTGCTCGGCAAGGGCGACCGGCTGGTGGCCGCACGCAGCCTGTTCGGCTCGTGCTTCGTGGTGTGCAACGAGATCCTGCCCCGCTGGGGCGTGGAGACCGTGTTCGTCGACGGCGAGGACCTCGACCAGTGGGAGCAGGCGCTGTCGGTGCCCACCACGGCCGTGTTCTTCGAGACGCCGTCCAACCCGATGCAGACCCTCGTGGACGTCCGCAAGGTGTCGGAGATGGCGCACGCCGCCGGTGCCAAGGTGGTGCTCGACAACGTCTTCGCGACCCCGCTGCTGCAGCGCAGCCTGGATCTCGGCGCCGACGTGATCGTGTACTCGGGCACCAAGCACATCGACGGCCAGGGGCGTGTCCTCGGCGGCGCGATCCTGGGTCCCAAGGACTACATCGACGGCCCGGTGCAGCAGCTGATCCGGCACACCGGTCCGGCGCTGAGCCCGTTCAACGCGCACACCCTGCTCAAGGGGCTCGAGACGATGCCGCTGCGCGTGAACCATTCGGTGGACAGCGCCCTGCGTATCGCGCAGTTCCTCGAGGCCGAGGACGCGATCCGTTGGGTCAAGTACCCGTACCTCGAATCGCACCCGCAGCACGAGCTCGCGAAGTCGCAGATGAGCGGTGGCGGCACGGTCGTCACGTTCGAGCTGGACTCGGCCGAGGGCGAGGGGAAGAAGCGTGCCTTCGAGCTGCTGAACAAGCTGCAGGTCATCGACATCTCCAACAACCTCGGTGACTCCAAGTCGCTCATCACCCACCCGGCCACCACCACGCACCGCGCGATGGGACCGGAGGGGCGCGCCGCGATCGGCCTGTCCGACGGCGTGGTGCGCCTGTCCGTCGGCCTGGAGGATCCCGAGGATCTGCTGGAGGATCTGGCGCAGGCACTGCGCTGA
- a CDS encoding RDD family protein has product MTGTVRADPPHRPAGIVTRGLAAVIDIGIVLFMLVGVYLALMFARLLFSPQDFHFPQVRAILSVTTFLTLSVLYLTACWATSGRTVGAVAMGLRMVSRDGRLVRWPRCAARAVLCVLFGFGLLWVAVDPRRRSLQDIALRTSVVYDWRADPTIVEHGALRD; this is encoded by the coding sequence GTGACCGGCACCGTCCGCGCGGACCCGCCACATCGTCCGGCCGGTATTGTCACCCGCGGTCTGGCGGCGGTGATCGACATCGGCATCGTGCTGTTCATGCTGGTCGGCGTCTATCTGGCTCTGATGTTCGCGCGGTTGTTGTTCTCGCCGCAGGACTTTCACTTCCCGCAGGTCCGGGCGATCCTGTCGGTGACGACGTTTCTGACACTGTCGGTCCTGTATCTGACGGCGTGCTGGGCCACCAGCGGCCGGACGGTCGGTGCCGTCGCGATGGGTTTGCGGATGGTCAGCCGCGACGGTCGCCTCGTGCGGTGGCCGCGGTGCGCCGCGCGTGCGGTGCTGTGTGTGCTGTTCGGGTTCGGGCTGCTCTGGGTGGCCGTCGACCCGCGGCGCCGCTCGCTGCAGGACATCGCGCTGCGGACGTCGGTGGTCTACGACTGGCGCGCCGACCCCACGATCGTCGAGCACGGCGCCCTGCGCGACTGA
- a CDS encoding alpha/beta hydrolase, whose protein sequence is MRSSGASVGARHWFLHSITLVGVLVVSLLGGALTARAAPSGVAYVAGTVQVSDRVTRISVYSPSMDRVVSSDVIHPVGGGPAPTFYLLTGITGGEDGVSWYNNTDVTQFFADKHVNVVLPVGGKFSMYTDWADDDPVLGRNKWQTFLTRELPPVIDRQFGTTGVNALGGVSMAAGPVLDLAIQAPDVYRAVGSYSGCAGTSDFNGQAMVRSMVELRGGGNVNNMWGPGGGPQWIEHDPVVQAERLRGKVLYLSAASGMPGAIDRLDPLIAIPQGVVGGLLESVTKRCTVVMDARLRSLGIPATVVYRDVGSHTWGVFEAEMQDSWAVLGPAIGA, encoded by the coding sequence ATGAGAAGCTCTGGGGCGAGCGTCGGTGCACGGCACTGGTTCCTCCACTCGATCACTCTCGTCGGGGTGCTGGTGGTCTCCCTGCTCGGCGGGGCGCTCACCGCGCGGGCCGCTCCGTCGGGCGTCGCGTACGTGGCGGGGACGGTCCAGGTGAGCGACCGCGTCACCCGCATCTCGGTGTACTCGCCGTCGATGGACCGAGTGGTCTCGAGCGACGTCATCCATCCCGTCGGTGGCGGGCCGGCACCCACGTTCTACCTGCTCACGGGCATCACCGGCGGCGAGGACGGCGTCTCCTGGTACAACAACACCGACGTGACGCAGTTCTTCGCGGACAAGCACGTCAACGTGGTGCTGCCGGTGGGCGGCAAGTTCTCCATGTACACCGACTGGGCCGACGACGATCCGGTGCTGGGCCGCAACAAGTGGCAGACCTTCCTCACCCGGGAACTGCCGCCGGTGATCGATCGTCAGTTCGGGACCACCGGCGTCAACGCCCTCGGCGGGGTGTCGATGGCAGCCGGCCCGGTGCTCGACCTCGCGATCCAGGCACCCGACGTCTACCGCGCCGTCGGCTCGTACAGCGGGTGCGCGGGAACCAGCGACTTCAACGGGCAGGCGATGGTCCGCTCCATGGTCGAACTGCGTGGCGGCGGCAATGTCAACAACATGTGGGGTCCCGGCGGCGGGCCGCAGTGGATCGAGCACGACCCGGTGGTGCAGGCAGAAAGGTTGCGCGGCAAGGTGTTGTACCTGTCCGCCGCGTCCGGTATGCCCGGCGCCATCGACCGCCTCGACCCGCTGATCGCCATCCCGCAGGGCGTTGTGGGCGGTCTGCTGGAGTCGGTCACGAAGCGATGCACGGTCGTGATGGACGCCCGCCTGCGGTCGCTCGGGATCCCCGCGACCGTCGTCTACCGGGACGTGGGCAGCCACACCTGGGGTGTGTTCGAGGCCGAGATGCAGGACTCGTGGGCGGTGCTCGGACCGGCGATCGGGGCATGA